From Schizosaccharomyces pombe strain 972h- genome assembly, chromosome: II, the proteins below share one genomic window:
- the rkr1 gene encoding ubiquitin-protein ligase E3: protein MKKKSTDLYGRKNPGMQSMSGSFSSLQIALDESSSNFSTIYEPPDLSGLDAEMIVIVKNLQKRDIVTKCRALQDLIQWNDPSQFDNEQFLNALAVLFPRLSIEVERHVRLKIFVFMSVLSSALQKKLAPWLKFYITPWVMGFFDSDRAVSVSAKDSFKNLLSEEKWPHVWLKFGSTIAPIVTDVFLHEDKESLTDLRFFSNEEAESKVTRVKSSCLLTLSFLFKQTADLENLETDKKIDKQTFKSSLYENLSTLFKSDEFWSLVSSPQDGVTVSLSDLLLIILKYDKPFVTQYKEKYFKRVSRMISRLTSLTCVPMLRLLSNMISNFPNEVHQFANDSKRPLSKLFSNLITKRISLPNSGFYTSLLNLFKSIGAMQLVPSIESVDELCDAFLETANQEQRFLSTEVYDCLLNFLSFVYTDSSDPQIKDHVRDRLRTIFTRYFKGEFVLRCSTSDFDHCLQSVFDKNSDFASLWNEVLFGFFNDESMDIETIPFDSLSRNLSLTVQTVLYLKNRNFQTGNEVMSILGPCLSFLMKLSTHKNERIACLSASQLITVCHIFSDTTLIKPVKELFQKYLVNDLPSSILKLGPQSPAFTLLRDILLLLKDYADLSEPWENVANQFTVSFDELENIRVLNSLPSLFADGKLRGKISLVKTLVEYYDTAVFAIMQNPGNDWDMIRACIGSKEILVPEETIKNILFTTLEYFLTNDWVDNHLIILCASLHSLKAHLPTIFDENKSLYSLLPVILFSKPEDDGHVAAHFESIFSLLKEKALEDSGFSLKLCSEVQEWSLNKVLNGSINEKLAADKCVLVFNSFGKLPSNFFTFPASFWDAKISSCIPFFSNKLFIDQDFILGFLDLVASEPINVDMTDVGTQFVHIFHASLYTLYYVETTGCDGDALFNLTFAYLLIRIYLQNGIQSIIDVPIRDAGIFVESFECYFKGEVVKFMRDKDALTVLNELLIDDIDGKMPVLFKRFKNLSSAENTTSFSIFAAQGLTDFLIVVSNLLEMDEKHVDVVLGKLGLSSSKSPIFVSSILEGLKPLEVDSEIIQRIRFKAVNDLTGKLHSANEVSKSLLILNAATTQQITEKPLLPITRCRLFLENITNWCSESGIKSLELLPVCCFLRFMYYFLPTVFSLSGSYWNSIFDYIKYAMKMSVVDAPIVKSFELFALRLYNALSKNYEMNSDIKDCIVESNESMNYLLLKRFLFTHESTLRNSVTARMCNQYLVKLLENCPGKVVRSFQYQEFFPSLCNSNDLQMESVCMKFLREKLSHELKELTVYYMVESDYEPDVSLCPELLSLAIDFPGDPFVMVSKMEKYEHALRVYLLVWDLIFYHFEETTYNIKLSIINQLHAMDLLRPLLNTLVEILNLSYDRPINVDKYPKIDYNLMDYSSATDRIRCLAIHIYYQCLRHLSSSVRSYWSEVKNRAFTSTVESFTGYNVSPLLISASLDDVERSIESEDFQSVGDVNVKVNRNTREISFIYNVDEHKLEMAIKIPSVYPLQNVQVEGIERVGVNERQWRSWILASQSILSSQNGSITDALLVLKKNISMHFEGVEECAICYSVLSVERTLPNKRCGTCRHKFHASCLYKWFKSSNSSRCPLCRSSFTFV, encoded by the coding sequence AAATTCTATATCACACCTTGGGTTATGGGTTTTTTTGATTCAGATCGTGCAGTCTCTGTATCAGCAAAAGactcttttaaaaatttactctCCGAAGAAAAGTGGCCCCATGTTTGGCTGAAGTTTGGATCTACTATCGCACCTATAGTCACTgatgtttttttacatgAAGACAAAGAATCGTTAACGGATTTGcgttttttttcaaatgaagAAGCTGAATCGAAAGTTACCAGAGTTAAATCTAGCTGTCTTCTGAccctttcttttcttttcaaacaGACTGCCGATTTAGAAAATCTAGAGACAGATAAGAAGATAGATAAGCAAACCTTTAAGTCATCTCTTTACGAGAACTTGTCTACACTTTTCAAGTCTGACGAATTTTGGTCTTTGGTTTCCTCACCTCAGGATGGTGTCACAGTGAGCCTGAGCGATTTATTGCTCATTATCTTGAAGTATGATAAACCTTTTGTTACCCAATATAAAgagaaatattttaaacGTGTTTCACGAATGATTTCACGACTAACTAGTTTGACCTGCGTCCCTATGCTTAGGCTTCTTAGTAACATGATTTCTAATTTCCCCAACGAGGTTCACCAATTTGCAAATGATTCAAAACGTCCTCTTTCAAAGTTGTTCTCAAATTTGATCACCAAGCGAATCAGCCTTCCTAATTCTGGGTTTTACACATCCTTGCtgaatttgtttaaaagtaTAGGCGCTATGCAGCTCGTTCCTTCCATTGAAAGTGTAGACGAATTGTGTGATGCATTCTTAGAAACTGCAAATCAAGAACAACGTTTCCTATCTACTGAAGTTTATGACTGTTTACTCAATTTCTTGTCATTTGTTTATACCGATTCTTCCGATCCTCAAATTAAGGATCATGTCCGTGACCGTTTAAGGACTATATTTACCAGGTATTTTAAAGGTGAATTTGTTCTACGCTGTTCAACGTCTGATTTCGATCATTGCTTGCAAAGTGTATTCGATAAAAATTCAGATTTCGCCTCGCTCTGGAACGAAGTGTTATTTGGTTTCTTTAATGATGAATCTATGGACATTGAAACTATCCCATTTGATTCTTTATCACGTAACTTAAGCTTAACCGTTCAAACAGTTTTATATcttaaaaatagaaattttcaaactgGAAATGAAGTCATGTCGATTCTGGGACCTTGTTTgtcatttttaatgaaattgtcTACCCACAAAAATGAACGTATTGCATGTTTATCGGCATCCCAGTTAATAACTGTTTGTCACATATTCAGTGATACTACATTGATTAAACCCGTTAAGgaactttttcaaaaatatttggtGAATGATTTGCCTTCTTCGATTTTAAAGCTTGGGCCTCAATCTCCAGCCTTTACTTTGCTTCGTGATATTCTTTTACTTCTTAAAGATTACGCGGATCTCTCTGAGCCTTGGGAAAATGTTGCTAATCAATTCACAGTGTCCTTTGATGAACTGGAAAATATTAGGGTTTTAAATAGTCTTCCCTCTTTGTTTGCTGATGGAAAACTAAGGGGGAAAATTTCCTTGGTAAAAACATTAGTAGAATACTATGATACAGCAGTATTTGCTATTATGCAAAACCCAGGAAACGATTGGGATATGATAAGAGCGTGCATTGGGTCTAAGGAAATCCTTGTTCCAGAAGAAAcgattaaaaatattttgtttacgaCCTTGGAGTATTTTCTTACGAATGATTGGGTTGATAATcatttgattattttgtGCGCATCATTGCATTCTCTGAAAGCTCATCTTCCAACAatatttgatgaaaataaatcctTGTATTCTTTGCTTCCTGTGATCCTTTTCAGTAAACCAGAAGATGATGGCCATGTTGCAGCTCATTTTGAAAGTATCTTCTCCCTATTGAAAGAGAAAGCATTAGAAGATTCCGGTTTTTCTCTTAAACTATGTTCAGAAGTGCAGGAATGGTCATTGAATAAGGTTTTGAATGGTTctataaatgaaaagttagCTGCTGATAAGTGTGTTCTTGTTTTCAATTCGTTTGGAAAACTCCCTTCAAACTTCTTTACGTTTCCTGCCTCTTTTTGGGATGCAAAAATATCCTCTTGCattccttttttctctaACAAGTTGTTCATTGACCAAGATTTTATTCTCGGATTTCTAGATTTAGTTGCCTCAGAGCCCATAAATGTTGATATGACAGACGTAGGTACTCAATTTGTGCATATATTCCATGCCTCCTTATACACTTTATATTATGTTGAAACTACCGGATGCGACGGTGATGCTTTATTTAACCTTACGTTTGCTTATTTGTTAATAcgaatttatttacaaaatggCATACAAAGCATAATTGATGTTCCCATCCGAGATGCTGGAATATTTGTGGAATCTTTTGAATGCTACTTCAAAGGTGAAGTGGTTAAATTTATGCGCGATAAGGATGCTTTGACAGTATTAAATGAGCTTTTAATTGATGATATAGATGGGAAAATGCCTGtattgtttaaaagatttaaaaatttgtcaTCTGCAGAGAATActacttctttttctatattTGCCGCTCAAGGGTTAACAGATTTTTTGATTGTTGTCTCAAATTTGTTAGAAATGGATGAGAAACACGTTGATGTTGTTTTAGGAAAGCTGGGCTTGAGCTCTTCAAAATCCCCTATTTTCGTATCTTCTATTTTAGAAGGATTGAAGCCATTAGAAGTAGATTCTGAAATTATTCAACGAATTCGTTTTAAAGCAGTAAACGATCTAACAGGTAAACTTCACTCTGCTAATGAAGTTTCTAAGTCTCTGTTGATTTTGAATGCGGCTACCACTCAACAGATTACTGAGAAGCCCCTTCTTCCTATCACAAGATGCAGactttttttggaaaatattACCAATTGGTGTTCTGAAAGTGGAATTAAATCTTTAGAGCTATTACCTGTTTGTTGCTTTCTTCGTTTCATGTACTATTTTTTACCCACTGTTTTTTCGTTATCTGGTTCTTATTGGAATAGCATTTTCgattatattaaatatgcTATGAAGATGTCTGTAGTGGATGCCCCAATAGTAAAATCGTTTGAACTATTTGCTCTTCGACTTTATAATGCTTTATCCAAGAACTATGAAATGAACTCTGATATTAAAGATTGTATTGTTGAGTCTAATGAATCCATGAATTATCTTTTGTTGAAACGATTTCTCTTTACTCACGAATCTACCCTGAGAAACTCGGTAACCGCACGTATGTGTAACCAATATTTGGTGAAGCTTTTAGAAAACTGTCCAGGGAAGGTTGTTCGCAGTTTTCAATATCAAGAGTTTTTTCCATCGTTGTGTAACTCGAATGATTTGCAAATGGAGTCTGTTtgtatgaaatttttacgCGAAAAATTAAGTCATGAGCTTAAGGAACTTACTGTTTACTACATGGTTGAAAGTGATTACGAACCTGATGTTTCATTATGCCCAGAACTTCTATCTCTCGCTATTGATTTTCCTGGAGATCCGTTTGTAATGGTAAGCAAAATGGAGAAATATGAACATGCGTTGCGTGTGTATCTTTTAGTTTGGGATCTTATCTTTTATCATTTTGAGGAAACCACTTACAATATAAAGCTGTCAATTATTAACCAACTTCATGCTATGGATTTATTACGTCCTTTGCTTAATACTTTAGTTGAAATTCTTAATTTATCATATGACAGGCCAATTAACGTTGATAAGTATCCCAAAATTGATTACAACCTTATGGATTATTCCTCTGCTACAGATCGTATTCGATGTCTTGCAATTCATATCTATTATCAATGTCTTAGAcatctttcttcttctgtTAGAAGTTATTGGTCTGAAGTTAAGAATAGAGCCTTCACTTCTACTGTTGAATCGTTTACAGGGTACAATGTTTCCCCGCTGTTGATTTCTGCTTCCTTAGACGATGTGGAGAGATCAATTGAATCCGAAGATTTTCAATCTGTTGGTGATGTTAATGTGAAAGTTAACAGAAACACCAGAGAGATATCTTTCATCTATAATGTTGATGAGCACAAACTGGAAATGGCCATCAAAATTCCCTCTGTATATCCCCTACAAAATGTTCAAGTAGAAGGAATAGAAAGAGTCGGTGTTAACGAACGACAATGGCGCTCATGGATTTTGGCTTCTCAAAGTATCTTATCATCGCAAAATGGCTCTATCACTGATGCGTTACTagttttgaagaagaatatATCCATGCACTTTGAAGGCGTTGAAGAATGTGCTATTTGCTATTCTGTCTTGTCTGTGGAGCGTACTTTGCCAAATAAACGATGTGGAACATGTAGGCACAAATTCCACGCATCATGTTTATACAAATGGTTcaaatcttcaaattcaagCCGCTGTCCACTGTGCCGCAGCAGCTTTACATTTGTTTAG
- a CDS encoding uncharacterized protein (conserved fungal protein), with protein MSNVEQPFMQGIDDGWNLKNYLNIQSTSLCLDKLCNIYTQGQDENEDAKELQAIKIKIEWCKDTSVLLSSICVMLLDSIHDFLVQQGKITKESISKRDYSHEITIFNFKYAQQEMQNEKLYHFAKLLEPALESLKVTNNHITHATIVGQVSGSEHNLSTAIEQVDVIVNYFYDSSEKFLELGNKVQTLGKAKNKKHWLGVYQSFGKASVDQIQKQLECYNVRMMELNKTDENNESAICESQASSKEDERSDKTTSSSKKKSFTKLISNSRLNLWNKQ; from the exons ATGAGCAACGTGGAACAACCGTTTATGCAAGGAATAGATGATGGGtggaatttaaaaaactacCTAAACATTCAATCCACATCTCT TTGTTTAGATAAACTTTGCAATATCTATACTCAAGGTCAAGATGAGAATGAGGATGCAAAAGAATTGCAAGccatcaaaatcaaaatagaGTGGTGTAAAGATACAAGCGTTTTGCTTTCCTCTATATGTGTGATGCTCCTTGATTCAATCCACGATTTTCTAGTACAACAAGGAAAGATCACTAAAGAATCAATAAGCAAAAGAGATTATAGTCATGaaattacaatttttaacttcAAATACGCTCAACAAGAGATgcaaaatgaaaagctttATCATTTTGCGAAGCTTCTTGAACCCGCACTTGAGAGCTTGAAGGTGACAAACAATCATATCACCCATGCAACAATTGTCGGTCAGGTTTCTGGCAGTGAACATAACCTCTCAACGGCGATTGAACAAGTAGATGTTATTGTTAATTACTTTTATGATTCGTCAGAAAAGTTTCTCGAGTTGGGCAATAAAGTGCAGACTTTGggtaaagcaaaaaataagaagcATTGGCTAGGAGTTTACCAATCTTTTGGAAAGGCTAGCGTTGATCAAATTCAGAAACAGCTCGAGTGTTACAATGTTCGTATGATGGAGCTTAACAAAACGGATGAGAACAACGAATCTGCAATCTGTGAAAGTCAAGCATCGAGTAAAGAAGACGAAAGGAGCGATAAAACGACAAGTTCTAGCAAAAAGAAGTCGTTTACAAAGCTGATTTCTAATAGTAGGCTGAACCTGTGGAACAAGCAATAG
- the cmc1 gene encoding cytochrome c oxidase assembly protein Cmc1, translated as MHPHLDVNNQKQCADLIRALEECHKSFGKFFGECNTIKYELKACLTKDRNDKARLNRENARMRKKVIEENRKKEEIEERILTDRILQQERKKSHANEGAGDNNN; from the exons ATGCATCCACATTTAGATGTGAATAATCAAAAACAGTGTGCCGATTTAATCAGGGCTTTAGAAGAATGTCATAAAAGTTTTGGGAAGTTTTTTGGAGAATGCAACACCATTAAGTATGAGTTAAAGGCTTGCTTGACGAAAGAT AGAAACGATAAAGCAAGACTGAACAGAGAAAATGCGCGAATGCGTAAGAAAGTAATTGAGGAAAATcgaaaaaaggaagagatTGAAGAGCGAATTCTCACGGACCGTATTTTACAGCAAGAACGAAAGAAATCTCATGCTAATGAAGGTGCAGGTGATAATAACaattaa